A genomic segment from Anabas testudineus chromosome 6, fAnaTes1.2, whole genome shotgun sequence encodes:
- the ptpn5 gene encoding tyrosine-protein phosphatase non-receptor type 5: MTRRLSSSTRSHTEDSIFLRPDEDPVWLDEPTKAEKIGDGVPKKEAFLERIDGSTGGQNPQGDDVFMNKVYTAVLEIQCWAALFVVSQVTGYWVFFVVEGNGPLSSIYKSLQVIDFYLSFILPCHPIFGTDSTELMSEVVDTKQHNWIVHGTSGIGVAICVIMVVHMVSKWHYGTGLWSSGAISRDIGDRRQSVSRQPSFTLSEWTDAQEDLLDLDPVPQTPVFDMGSETRTEGDAVTLTVTPVGLQERRGSNVSLTLDMCTPGCTEPYGYGAQLSPRDQSAQEYLRQGTHILTPAMLHIRAMDDQSLQAEFYETPMNFVDPKEYNYPGLVRKNRYKTILPNTHSRVILKSLGEDDFLTTYINANYLKGYGGEEGAYIATQGPTVNTVGDFWRMVWQERSPIIVMITNLEEKNEKCAEYWPEDTVTHEGIEITVISVTQEDDYSLRVFTLKCGGEERSLRQYWYTSWPDQKTPDKAPPLLELVQEVERAREEAPPSSGPTIVHCSAGIGRTGCFIATSILCKQLRTEGVVDILRTTCQLRLDRGGMIQTCEQYQFVHHVLSLYEKQLSHAAEE; the protein is encoded by the exons ATGACCCGTCGGCTGAGCAGCTCCACCCGTTCCCATACTGAGGATTCAATCTTCCTGAGGCCTGATGAGGACCCCGTCTGGCTAGATGAGCCCACAAAGGCTGAAAAAATAGGTGACGGGGTCCCTAAAAAAGAGGCTTTTCTGGAACGCATAGATGGATCTACAGGTGGTCAAAACCCACAGGGAGACGATGTGTTCATGAACAAGGTGTACACAGCAGTGCTTGAGATCCAATGCTGGGCTGCACTGTTTGTCGTCTCCCAAGTCACG ggGTACTGGGTGTTTTTTGTGGTGGAGGGAAACGGACCACTCTCCTCCATCTACAAATCCCTACAAGTTATCGACTTCTACCTTAGCTTCATCTTACCCTGCCACCCAATTTTTGGAACGGAT TCCACGGAGTTGATGAGTGAAGTGGTAGACACCAAACAGCACAACTGGATTGTCCATGGCACTTCAGGCATTGGTGTGGCCATCTGTGTTATCATG GTTGTCCACATGGTCAGTAAGTGGCATTACGGCACTGGTTTGTGGTCATCAGGAGCAATATCGAGGGACATTGGTGATCGGCGACAGTCTGTGAGCCGTCAGCCCTCCTTCACCCTGTCAGAGTGGACGGATGCTCAGGAGGATCTACTCGACCTTGACCCCGTGCCTCAGACACCCGTCTTTGACATGGGCTCTGAAACTAGAACGGAAGGAGACGCCGTCACCCTCACTGTCACACCTGTGGGGCTTCAAGAAAG GAGAGGCTCCAATGTTTCCCTGACCTTGGACATGTGTACACCAGGCTGCACTGAGCCCTATGGCTACGGAGCCCAGCTCTCCCCCAGAGACCAGTCTGCCCAGGAGTACCTCCGACAGGGAACACACATCTTGACCCCTGCCATGCTACACATAAGGGCCATGgatgaccagagcctgcaggCTGAGTTTTAT GAAACTCCCATGAACTTTGTGGACCCTAAGGAGTACAACTATCCAGGGCTGGTGAGAAAGAATCGCTACAAAACCATCTTACCCA acacacacagcagagtgaTCCTTAAGTCACTGGGTGAAGATGATTTCCTCACTACTTACATCAACGCTAATTATCTCAAA ggtTATGGTGGTGAAGAGGGGGCATACATTGCCACCCAGGGTCCCACCGTGAACACAGTAGGGGACTTCTGGAGgatggtgtggcaggagaggagTCCAATCATAGTGATGATCACCAACCTGGAAGAGAAAAACGAG AAATGTGCTGAATACTGGCCTGAGGACACTGTGACCCATGAGGGCATCGAGATCACTGTAATCTCTGTAACCCAGGAGGATGACTACAGTCTGAGGGTGTTTACACTGAAG TGTGGGGGAGAGGAGCGCAGTCTGCGGCAGTACTGGTACACGTCATGGCCCGATCAGAAGACTCCTGACAAGGCCCCACCCCTGCTGGAGCTGGTGCAGGAAGTGGAAAGGGCCAGAGAAGAAGCCCCACCCTCCAGCGGCCCTACAATTGTGCACTGCAG TGCTGGAATTGGTCGAACTGGTTGCTTCATTGCCACCTCTATCCTGTGCAAGCAGCTGAGGACTGAAGGTGTGGTTGACATCCTGAGAACCACCTGCCAGCTCCGTCTGGACAG GGGTGGGATGATCCAGACATGCGAGCAGTACCAGTTTGTGCATCATGTCCTCAGCCTGTATGAGAAGCAGTTGTCTCACGCTGCTGAGGAGTAG